Proteins encoded within one genomic window of Camelina sativa cultivar DH55 chromosome 19, Cs, whole genome shotgun sequence:
- the LOC104766192 gene encoding ADP-ribosylation factor-like protein 5: MGAFMSRFWFMMFPAKEYKIVVVGLDNAGKTTTLYKLHLGEVVTTHPTVGSNVEELVYKNIRFEVWDLGGQDRLRTSWATYYRGTHAVIVVIDSTDRARISFMKDELARILGHEDLQNSVILVFANKQDLKDAMTPAEITDALNLHSIKNHDWHIQASCAVTGEGLYDGLGWIAQKVTGKATS, translated from the exons atgggaGCATTCATGTCGAGGTTTTGGTTCATGATGTTTCCTGCAAAAGAGTATAAGATTGTGGTTGTTGGTCTGGATAATGCTGGTAAAACAACGACCCTTTATAAACTTCACTTGGGTGAAGTTGTCACTACTCATCCTACTGTTGGTAGCAATGTTGAAGAGCTTGTCTACAAGAATATTCGCTTTGAG GTTTGGGATCTTGGTGGGCAAGATAGACTAAGGACTTCATGGGCAACATACTATCGTGGAACACATGCTGTGATTGTGGTTATCGATAGCACAGACAGAGCTCGAATCTCTTTCATGAAAGATGAGCTCGCCAGGATACTTGGTCACGAGGATCTTCAAAACTCGGTCATACTTGTTTTTGCAAACAAACAGGATCTGAAAGATGCCATGACTCCTGCTGAGATCACGGATGCACTTAACCTTCACAGTATCAAGAACCATGATTGGCATATTCAAGCAAGTTGTGCGGTTACTGGAGAAGGGTTGTATGATGGGCTCGGTTGGATTGCCCAGAAAGTTACCGGTAAAGCCACGAGTTAA